The following nucleotide sequence is from Thermanaerothrix sp..
CTGGTAAGGTAAAGATAACAGTTGGCGTCAAAGCGCCTTACCAGCTCCTGGCCGTGGTGGTGAAGGTACGTCTCCACCTGGAACTTCCCGTCCCAACGGCTGGGGTCCCCGTGGGCCACGTCCCGCATCCAACGGCTCACGAAGGACGTCTCGCTCCTGTAGGTTATCATTGCCAGCATCCTGGCGTTGGCCAACCCCCTCACCGGCCCTGGCCCCGGGTGGTACTCCCCGTTGCGCCAGTCCGGATCCGCCATAATGGCCTGCCGTTGAACCTCGTTGTACGCTATGGCCTGGGGATAAAGCCTCATGGGAGATGCGATCACCACGCAACGCTCGAACACCCGGGGGTACGAAAGGGCCATCTCCAGGGCCACCATCCCACCCATGGAGCCCCCCACCACCGCCAAGGCCCGCTCAACCCCAAGGGCCCTCAAGCCCATCACCTGGCTTCTCGCCACGTCCCGGCAGGACACCAAGGGGAACCTCATCCCAAAGGGCCTGCCGTCGGGCCCCAAACTCAACGGGGAGGCGCTGCCATAGGGGCTGCACAGGTTGTTGAAGCAAACCACGCAGAACCGGTCGGTATCTATGGCCATGCCAGGCCCCACGACGCCGTTCCACCACCCCTCCGGCAGCCCCTCAACCGGCCCGCCCCAGACGTGATGGCTGCCGGTCAGGGCGTGGCAAACCACCACCAGGTTGGATCCGTCGGGCCTCAAGCGGCCGGTGACGGAACAGGCGAGCTCCACACCGGGCAAGGTCTTTCCCG
It contains:
- a CDS encoding homoserine O-acetyltransferase → MTERYLKVPIGDLPLDSGKTLPGVELACSVTGRLRPDGSNLVVVCHALTGSHHVWGGPVEGLPEGWWNGVVGPGMAIDTDRFCVVCFNNLCSPYGSASPLSLGPDGRPFGMRFPLVSCRDVARSQVMGLRALGVERALAVVGGSMGGMVALEMALSYPRVFERCVVIASPMRLYPQAIAYNEVQRQAIMADPDWRNGEYHPGPGPVRGLANARMLAMITYRSETSFVSRWMRDVAHGDPSRWDGKFQVETYLHHHGQELVRRFDANCYLYLTRAMDLHDVLAGRGGPNEAFRAFSGRDLLGVGISSDMLFPNWQVEEVVSCARSGGVNGWYEEIESPNGHDAFLIDLDQVDDILRSFWRRTGMG